One genomic window of Cololabis saira isolate AMF1-May2022 chromosome 3, fColSai1.1, whole genome shotgun sequence includes the following:
- the LOC133440367 gene encoding zinc finger protein 260-like isoform X1: protein MSKANPLREFISQRLTAAAVEIFSEFEKTILEYEEELDRQRRLLDLAWKPEIRLHRVELPRENVCKVEEDGVFSDQHLDNLERSCSPDQEEPERSCSPDQEEPERSCSPDQEEPGHPQTTELEEDSSRQEIKHEDVEVDVSLVNVADVKVENGEPGPNCGQLPLHTSPEAQIKDEEGTESLRSDSSKTADENTSDHEYVPSDSNCKSRLTRTHTRKKAFSCSTCSKKFSSSRYLKNHVRIHTGERPYLCNTCGKSFSESKTFKQHKMIHTGEKPYVCKTCGKRYRQKPHLVGHLRIHTGEMPYICKTCGKGYRQNSHLVVHSRTHTGERPYLCNTCGKTFAVSTLLKRHITTHTGEKPYICKTCGKSYRQRAQLVVHSRIHTGERPYLCNTCGKTFIDSSALKSHINTHTGEKPYICKTCGKGFAQRSNLVVHLRTHTDECSYLCNTCGEPFPNFSDLNQHLTTHAGECPYICSTCGESFPNFSDLNQHLTTHAGEKLYLCETCNEGFDSIIDLLSHMKSHPEEQLSTPVWPTEEEPAEVQPPPPEEQVSTPVWPTEEEPAEVQPPPPVADEPNPLPTMVAGSTQTYASRAT, encoded by the exons atgtctaaggctAATcctctgagagagtttatcagtcagcgactaacagcagctgctgtagaaatattctcAGAGTTTGAAAAAaccatcttggagtatgaagaagagctcgaccgtcagcgcagactgttggacctcgcctggaaacctgaaatcagactccacagagtcg aactcccacgagagaatgtttgtaaggtggaggaggacggggttttcagtgaccagcacctcgataacctggagaggagctgcagcccggaccaggaggaaccagagaggagctgcagcccggaccaggaggaaccagagaggagctgcagcccggaccaggaggaaccagggcatccacagactacagaactggaggaagactccagtcgTCAGGAGAtcaagcacgaggacgtagaggtggatgtctcattggtcaatgtcgctgatgtgaaagttgaaaatggtgaaccaggaccaaactgtggccagctgccgttgcacacttctcctgaagcccaAATCAAGGATGAGGAaggaactgaaagtttacgctcagactccagtaaaactgcagatgagAATACATCTGACCACGAAtatgtcccgtcagacagcaactgtaaatcaaggctgaccaggacccacacgaggaagaaggcgttttcttgcagcacCTGCAGTAAAAAGTTCAGTTCAAGTCGTTATTTAAAGAATCACGTGAGGATCCACACTGGCGagaggccgtacctgtgcaacacctgcggaaaatcgtttagTGAATCAAAAACATTCAAGCAGCATAAAATGatacacacgggcgagaagccctacgtctgcaaaacatgtggaaaacgtTACAGGCAAAAACCCCACCTGGTGGGTCACTTGAGGATCCACACGGGTGAGatgccctacatctgcaaaacatgtggaaaaggttACAGGCAAAATTCccacctggtggttcactcgaggactcacactggcgaaaggccgtacctttgcaacacctgcggaaaaacctttgcTGTATCAACActtcttaaacgccacataaccacgcacacgggcgagaagccctacatctgcaaaacatgtgggaaGAGTTACAGGCAACGTGCCCaactggtggttcactcgaggatccacaccggcgaaaggccgtacctttGCAACACCTGTGGAAAAACCTTTATTGATTCATCagctcttaaaagccacataaacacgcacacaggcgagaagccctacatctgcaaaacgtGTGGAAAAGGTTTCGCACAACGTTCCAACCTCGTGGTTCACTTGAGGACCCACACCGATGAATGTtcatacctgtgcaacacctgcggagaACCCTTTCCTAATTTTTCAGATCTTAACCAGCATCTAACCACGCACGCCGGTGAATGTCCGTACATTTGCAGCACCTGCGGAGAATCCTTTCCTAATTTTTCAGATCTTAACCAGCACCTAACCACGCACGCCGGCGAGAAGCTATATTTGTGCGAGACGTGCAACGAAGGTTTTGATTCCAtaattgatttgctgagtcacatgaaaagtCACCCGGAGgagcagctgtccactcctgtctggcccacagaagaagaacccgcagaagtccaaccaccacctccggAGGAGCAggtgtccactcctgtctggcccacagaagaagaacccgcagaagtccaaccaccacctcctgtggctgatgagcctaatcccctccccacaatgGTTGCAGGATCAACCCAGACTTATGCTTCTCGGGCAACTTGA
- the LOC133440367 gene encoding zinc finger protein 260-like isoform X2, whose product MSKANPLREFISQRLTAAAVEIFSEFEKTILEYEEELDRQRRLLDLAWKPEIRLHRVELPRENVCKVEEDGVFSDQHLDNLERSCSPDQEEPERSCSPDQEEPERSCSPDQEEPGHPQTTELEEDSSRQEIKHEDVEVDVSLVNVADVKVENGEPGPNCGQLPLHTSPEAQIKDEEGTESLRSDSSKTADENTSDHEYVPSDSNCKSRLTRTHTRKKAFSCSTCSKKFSSSRYLKNHVRIHTGERPYLCNTCGKSFSESKTFKQHKMIHTGEKPYVCKTCGKRYRQKPHLVGHLRIHTGEMPYICKTCGKGYRQNSHLVVHSRTHTGERPYLCNTCGKTFAVSTLLKRHITTHTGEKPYICKTCGKSYRQRAQLVVHSRIHTGERPYLCNTCGKTFIDSSALKSHINTHTGEKPYICKTCGKGFAQRSNLVVHLRTHTDECSYLCNTCGEPFPNFSDLNQHLTTHAGECPYICSTCGESFPNFSDLNQHLTTHAGEKLYLCETCNEGFDSIIDLLSHMKSHPEEQLSTPVWPTEEEPAEVQPPPPVADEPNPLPTMVAGSTQTYASRAT is encoded by the exons atgtctaaggctAATcctctgagagagtttatcagtcagcgactaacagcagctgctgtagaaatattctcAGAGTTTGAAAAAaccatcttggagtatgaagaagagctcgaccgtcagcgcagactgttggacctcgcctggaaacctgaaatcagactccacagagtcg aactcccacgagagaatgtttgtaaggtggaggaggacggggttttcagtgaccagcacctcgataacctggagaggagctgcagcccggaccaggaggaaccagagaggagctgcagcccggaccaggaggaaccagagaggagctgcagcccggaccaggaggaaccagggcatccacagactacagaactggaggaagactccagtcgTCAGGAGAtcaagcacgaggacgtagaggtggatgtctcattggtcaatgtcgctgatgtgaaagttgaaaatggtgaaccaggaccaaactgtggccagctgccgttgcacacttctcctgaagcccaAATCAAGGATGAGGAaggaactgaaagtttacgctcagactccagtaaaactgcagatgagAATACATCTGACCACGAAtatgtcccgtcagacagcaactgtaaatcaaggctgaccaggacccacacgaggaagaaggcgttttcttgcagcacCTGCAGTAAAAAGTTCAGTTCAAGTCGTTATTTAAAGAATCACGTGAGGATCCACACTGGCGagaggccgtacctgtgcaacacctgcggaaaatcgtttagTGAATCAAAAACATTCAAGCAGCATAAAATGatacacacgggcgagaagccctacgtctgcaaaacatgtggaaaacgtTACAGGCAAAAACCCCACCTGGTGGGTCACTTGAGGATCCACACGGGTGAGatgccctacatctgcaaaacatgtggaaaaggttACAGGCAAAATTCccacctggtggttcactcgaggactcacactggcgaaaggccgtacctttgcaacacctgcggaaaaacctttgcTGTATCAACActtcttaaacgccacataaccacgcacacgggcgagaagccctacatctgcaaaacatgtgggaaGAGTTACAGGCAACGTGCCCaactggtggttcactcgaggatccacaccggcgaaaggccgtacctttGCAACACCTGTGGAAAAACCTTTATTGATTCATCagctcttaaaagccacataaacacgcacacaggcgagaagccctacatctgcaaaacgtGTGGAAAAGGTTTCGCACAACGTTCCAACCTCGTGGTTCACTTGAGGACCCACACCGATGAATGTtcatacctgtgcaacacctgcggagaACCCTTTCCTAATTTTTCAGATCTTAACCAGCATCTAACCACGCACGCCGGTGAATGTCCGTACATTTGCAGCACCTGCGGAGAATCCTTTCCTAATTTTTCAGATCTTAACCAGCACCTAACCACGCACGCCGGCGAGAAGCTATATTTGTGCGAGACGTGCAACGAAGGTTTTGATTCCAtaattgatttgctgagtcacatgaaaagtCACCCGGAGgagcagctgtccactcctgtctggcccacagaagaagaacccgcagaagtccaaccaccac ctcctgtggctgatgagcctaatcccctccccacaatgGTTGCAGGATCAACCCAGACTTATGCTTCTCGGGCAACTTGA